From the genome of Jeotgalibacillus haloalkalitolerans, one region includes:
- a CDS encoding Fic/DOC family protein: MDKYISSENDDFLLKYNLLGVTDEEALMEAEAVTFSLRAAEFVRKQYKVSSFDIQSFKDLHRHFFQDIYPFAGQFRTVQLMKGNTRFCQAQFLDSYAARIFEALAAEKDWTSLEHAAERLAYFKSELNMLHPFREGNGRTIRSFLHEYAWSKGIEWQYDQLDRTEYINAMIRAVTDLTDLERLFKQTISFTDQTT, encoded by the coding sequence GTGGATAAGTACATCAGCAGTGAAAATGATGATTTTCTGCTGAAGTACAATCTGCTTGGGGTTACAGATGAAGAAGCACTGATGGAGGCGGAAGCAGTCACTTTTTCCCTGCGTGCCGCGGAGTTTGTGAGAAAGCAATATAAGGTTTCCTCATTTGATATTCAAAGCTTTAAAGATTTGCACCGCCACTTTTTTCAGGATATTTATCCGTTTGCCGGCCAATTCCGGACTGTACAATTGATGAAAGGTAACACCCGGTTTTGCCAGGCCCAGTTTCTGGACAGTTATGCAGCCCGGATTTTTGAAGCACTTGCGGCTGAGAAAGACTGGACCTCGCTTGAACATGCGGCTGAAAGGCTTGCTTATTTCAAATCAGAGCTGAATATGCTGCACCCTTTCCGTGAAGGTAACGGACGGACAATCCGCTCCTTCCTTCATGAATATGCCTGGTCAAAAGGGATTGAATGGCAGTATGATCAGCTGGACCGGACTGAATATATCAATGCCATGATCAGGGCGGTGACGGATCTGACTGACCTGGAACGGCTTTTCAAACAGACGATCAGCTTTACTGATCAGACCACATAA
- a CDS encoding Zn-dependent hydrolase yields the protein MKDVKIESPEFKRIMKNLHLENLSLTEGLQEKVLETINADKPITPSVIKDLLSRG from the coding sequence ATGAAAGATGTCAAAATCGAATCACCGGAGTTTAAGAGAATTATGAAGAATCTGCATTTGGAAAACCTGTCCCTGACTGAAGGATTACAGGAGAAAGTACTTGAAACAATTAATGCAGATAAGCCGATCACACCTTCAGTGATTAAGGACCTGCTGTCACGTGGATAA
- a CDS encoding M48 family metallopeptidase has product MNHQGIKSERETVYFVLSAIFSVLIYIMAAVSIIGIGIALAVLAVVLFTNALMLGSIRGNGVRVSEKQFSDVYERTVVLSKEMGLKKVPDFFVIQSEGALNAFATRFFGRNMIVVYSEVFELARQNGQEELDFIIAHELAHIKRNHVWKNILVLPAQFIPFLSQAYSRSCEYTCDRHAAYQVGNADAAKRALTLLGVGKVMYREVNEDAYLEQIHSESNGAVWLSEVLSTHPLLPKRILSVERFMNPSTPYTYSQQPGRIVVGAGLLFGGLAGAYIAVIVSMTLAGVVFASILPDDLSAADDAFYEDTYETDFETTPLMDAVNMGDVDEVLTLIDNGADLEATDYEGSTALMYAIYNSNPEMLEILLEAGADPNTQDDYSTPLIIAINLDDRESAALLVEYGADPFMADADGDTPVDYISTEMGEDFYTWIEE; this is encoded by the coding sequence TTGAATCATCAGGGGATTAAGTCAGAAAGAGAAACAGTTTACTTTGTACTGTCAGCCATATTCAGTGTGCTGATCTATATTATGGCTGCTGTTTCGATCATTGGAATCGGGATTGCGCTTGCTGTCCTTGCAGTCGTTCTTTTTACAAATGCACTTATGCTCGGCTCAATCCGTGGTAACGGGGTAAGAGTCAGTGAAAAACAGTTTTCAGATGTTTATGAGCGGACTGTTGTTTTATCGAAGGAAATGGGGTTGAAGAAAGTACCTGATTTCTTTGTCATTCAGTCTGAAGGGGCTTTGAATGCTTTTGCCACAAGATTTTTCGGGCGTAATATGATTGTCGTGTATTCAGAAGTATTTGAATTGGCAAGACAGAACGGCCAGGAAGAGCTGGACTTTATCATTGCGCATGAACTTGCACATATTAAACGTAATCACGTATGGAAAAATATTCTGGTGCTGCCTGCACAGTTTATCCCATTTTTATCTCAGGCTTACAGCCGCTCATGTGAATATACATGTGACAGGCATGCTGCATATCAGGTTGGTAACGCTGATGCCGCTAAGCGTGCACTGACGCTGCTGGGTGTCGGTAAAGTGATGTACCGTGAAGTGAATGAAGATGCGTATCTTGAGCAGATCCATTCAGAATCTAATGGGGCAGTATGGCTGAGCGAAGTACTCTCGACACATCCGCTGCTGCCAAAAAGAATTCTTTCAGTGGAACGCTTTATGAATCCATCAACACCTTATACTTACAGTCAGCAGCCGGGCCGGATTGTGGTGGGAGCAGGATTGCTGTTCGGAGGGCTGGCAGGCGCTTATATCGCAGTGATCGTCTCTATGACACTTGCCGGCGTTGTTTTTGCTTCAATCCTGCCGGATGATTTGAGCGCTGCAGATGATGCGTTTTATGAGGATACTTACGAAACAGATTTTGAAACCACACCATTAATGGATGCTGTCAATATGGGCGATGTTGACGAGGTATTGACATTAATTGATAATGGGGCCGATCTTGAAGCGACGGATTATGAAGGCTCAACTGCGCTGATGTATGCTATTTACAACAGTAACCCGGAAATGCTTGAAATATTGCTTGAGGCAGGAGCTGATCCGAATACACAGGATGATTATTCAACACCATTAATTATTGCAATCAATCTTGATGACAGGGAATCGGCTGCATTACTTGTGGAATATGGTGCAGATCCATTCATGGCAGATGCGGATGGTGACACCCCTGTTGATTATATCAGTACAGAAATGGGCGAAGATTTTTATACCTGGATTGAAGAATAA
- a CDS encoding SCP2 sterol-binding domain-containing protein — protein MSEVWSRMTTAMNANPEPIRNENVRYEFQLKEGEAKQLVLQNGEASIEEAGTAEPNCTLKLSEKDLVKMIEGDLSASGAFMFGKLKVEGKMGYALKLESLLSEYTF, from the coding sequence ATGTCAGAAGTATGGTCAAGAATGACAACAGCAATGAACGCCAATCCGGAACCGATACGGAATGAAAATGTGCGTTATGAGTTTCAGTTGAAAGAAGGAGAAGCAAAGCAGCTTGTTCTTCAGAATGGGGAAGCGTCAATTGAAGAAGCCGGCACAGCTGAGCCGAATTGTACATTGAAGCTGAGTGAAAAAGATCTGGTGAAAATGATCGAAGGAGATTTGAGCGCATCAGGTGCATTTATGTTTGGAAAACTGAAAGTGGAAGGCAAGATGGGGTACGCTTTGAAGCTTGAGTCATTGCTGAGTGAGTATACCTTTTAA
- a CDS encoding YolD-like family protein — MNKDRGTIKWTSMMLPEHVKMLKDFYEEMEQETKPELDEQMFDMIFLGIQEALEFQQKVDLKIFEHNRRDSVKGIITLINYQQRYLLMTTSDHMKKTISFEQVIGLEVV; from the coding sequence ATGAATAAGGATCGCGGCACAATTAAGTGGACTTCAATGATGCTGCCTGAACACGTAAAAATGCTGAAAGACTTTTACGAAGAAATGGAACAGGAAACGAAACCTGAACTGGATGAACAGATGTTTGACATGATTTTTCTTGGTATTCAGGAAGCGCTTGAGTTCCAACAGAAGGTTGACCTGAAAATCTTTGAGCACAACAGACGTGACAGTGTAAAAGGAATCATTACATTAATTAACTACCAGCAGCGCTATTTACTTATGACAACTTCAGACCATATGAAAAAGACCATCTCCTTTGAACAGGTGATTGGTCTTGAGGTTGTGTAG
- a CDS encoding HAD-IA family hydrolase: MNILWDYDGTLFNTYPAYAKRMSQVLGGKVSEADCYKELKISATHAISFFRLSESQIEEYNHLISSISPEEMPPFDHVEDILKKAGRNVIMTHKDRTGAYKVLDFYGFTKYFSEIVTADDGFPRKPDPASYKYLHDKHRIDLAVGDRELDIIPARQLGLYTCLFQNNKPADFHLEDYKDFFKVVVFK, translated from the coding sequence ATGAATATACTTTGGGATTACGATGGCACCCTCTTTAACACCTACCCTGCTTATGCAAAACGAATGAGTCAGGTGCTGGGCGGTAAAGTATCCGAAGCAGACTGCTATAAAGAGCTGAAAATTTCTGCAACACATGCCATCAGCTTTTTCCGTCTGTCAGAATCACAAATTGAAGAATATAACCATTTGATCAGCAGCATCAGCCCTGAAGAAATGCCGCCTTTTGATCATGTTGAAGATATCCTGAAAAAGGCTGGCCGCAACGTGATCATGACGCATAAAGATCGTACAGGTGCCTATAAAGTACTCGATTTCTACGGATTCACAAAGTACTTTTCTGAAATTGTAACCGCTGATGACGGCTTCCCGCGCAAGCCCGACCCTGCGTCCTACAAATACCTGCACGACAAACACCGCATTGACCTTGCAGTAGGCGACCGTGAACTCGACATCATCCCGGCCAGACAGCTCGGCCTATACACCTGCCTCTTTCAAAACAACAAACCGGCAGACTTTCACCTGGAGGACTATAAAGACTTTTTTAAAGTAGTGGTTTTCAAGTGA
- a CDS encoding DUF3953 domain-containing protein, translating to MRTIITSVLSGIVIIVAGYSLFTGDRSVVPFYMFPLALLLLITGIERLKENKTFYGAISIAVSTFVFFVAGYTSFGL from the coding sequence TTGCGTACGATCATTACTAGTGTGTTAAGCGGAATTGTTATCATCGTTGCGGGCTACAGCCTGTTCACAGGCGACCGGTCTGTCGTCCCTTTCTATATGTTTCCGCTTGCCCTGCTGTTATTAATTACCGGGATTGAAAGGCTGAAAGAGAACAAAACTTTTTACGGTGCCATTTCAATTGCAGTTTCCACTTTTGTGTTTTTTGTGGCAGGATACACCTCGTTTGGACTCTAA
- a CDS encoding arsenic resistance protein: protein MKWFEKLYTFFILGAVGIGLVFSQLNGAGLLAEVLILPLLAFMIYLTFLQIPSKEIKASFRNKTFSTSAVLINFLWTPFFAWVLTLVFFPDQPALAIGLIMLLVTPCTDWYLIFTGVAKGNTALSAAILPLNLILQIILLPVYLFIFFGAGETVETAYLVEGVIWVLFVPLMLAALTKALLKGKRLPASDLLQNLPAVFLVLAIVAMFAAQGNMILENAGIFLQILPPLAIFFAVNFFISRQTGKLCKLPAGDRVSLTMTTLARNSPLALAIAVAAFPNEPLIALILVIGPLIELPVLALVSKVLVKMDRGN from the coding sequence ATGAAATGGTTTGAAAAGCTGTATACATTTTTTATTTTAGGTGCTGTGGGTATTGGACTGGTCTTCAGTCAGCTGAACGGAGCCGGTTTGCTTGCAGAAGTGCTGATTCTGCCACTGCTTGCTTTCATGATCTATCTGACGTTTTTACAGATTCCTTCAAAAGAGATAAAAGCGTCCTTTCGGAATAAAACATTCAGCACCAGCGCTGTGCTGATTAATTTTTTATGGACACCTTTTTTTGCCTGGGTGCTGACGCTGGTGTTTTTCCCTGATCAGCCTGCTCTTGCCATTGGCCTGATTATGCTGCTTGTGACGCCGTGCACGGATTGGTACTTAATCTTTACGGGTGTTGCTAAAGGGAACACAGCACTGTCAGCAGCGATTCTGCCGCTTAATCTGATCCTGCAGATTATCCTGCTTCCGGTTTATTTATTCATCTTTTTTGGAGCAGGTGAAACGGTGGAAACCGCTTATCTGGTAGAAGGTGTCATATGGGTATTATTCGTCCCGCTGATGTTAGCCGCACTGACTAAAGCATTGTTAAAAGGAAAGCGTCTGCCTGCATCTGATCTGCTGCAAAATCTTCCTGCTGTCTTTTTAGTATTGGCAATCGTTGCAATGTTTGCGGCACAGGGGAATATGATCCTTGAAAACGCAGGGATATTCCTGCAGATCCTGCCACCACTCGCCATCTTTTTTGCCGTTAATTTTTTCATCAGCCGTCAGACTGGAAAGCTGTGCAAGCTGCCTGCTGGAGACCGCGTGAGCCTGACAATGACGACACTTGCAAGAAACTCACCGCTCGCACTTGCCATTGCAGTTGCTGCATTTCCTAATGAACCGCTGATTGCACTGATCCTCGTCATTGGTCCACTGATTGAACTGCCGGTACTCGCGCTGGTGTCTAAAGTGCTTGTTAAAATGGATAGAGGAAATTAA
- a CDS encoding YeeE/YedE family protein, whose amino-acid sequence MTQQVQETPKGWKRGRTTFVTDLAPMQKPFVLLGIAAALALFAVIIFTTDAVQGILFIVGLALGLTLLYARFGFTSAFRRLMAVGNAQGIQAHMVMLAVASTLFAIILSTGFSFTGVTPAGYVSPVGISVIFGAFIFGIGMQLGSGCASGTLYSVGGGSSSMILTLIGFIAGSVIGAYHFTFWMEETWALEPFSLAESTNLGFFGAWVVQMALFAAIYYGLKFIAAKRNAPAMKPLPTTTGFKKIFRGAWPLFAAAIILALLNALTLTLRGNPWGITSAFALWGSKFLELFGVDVASWGYWQGNAEQLQNSILADSTSVMNFGIIIGAFIAAAATGAFKPKKIKPGIAAGSIIGGLLMGYGARLAFGCNIGAYFGGIASFSLHGWVWAVMAMLGTGLALFIRPIFGLKNPKPKDTLC is encoded by the coding sequence TTGACTCAACAGGTTCAGGAAACACCTAAAGGGTGGAAACGCGGTCGTACGACATTCGTAACAGATCTTGCACCTATGCAAAAGCCGTTTGTTTTACTTGGTATTGCGGCTGCTCTTGCATTATTTGCAGTCATTATTTTTACAACTGATGCTGTTCAGGGCATTTTATTTATTGTCGGACTGGCACTTGGTCTGACATTACTATATGCACGATTTGGTTTCACCTCAGCTTTCAGAAGACTGATGGCAGTAGGTAATGCGCAGGGAATACAGGCACATATGGTGATGCTTGCGGTCGCTTCCACTTTATTTGCAATCATTTTAAGTACCGGATTCAGCTTCACAGGCGTTACACCTGCAGGATATGTATCTCCTGTTGGAATCAGTGTGATCTTCGGTGCATTTATCTTCGGTATAGGGATGCAGCTCGGAAGCGGCTGTGCCTCAGGAACACTTTATTCAGTAGGCGGCGGGTCTTCATCTATGATTCTGACACTGATTGGATTTATTGCGGGATCAGTCATCGGGGCTTATCACTTTACATTCTGGATGGAGGAAACATGGGCACTTGAGCCGTTTTCATTAGCTGAATCTACTAATCTTGGATTCTTTGGTGCCTGGGTTGTTCAAATGGCACTCTTTGCAGCAATTTATTATGGTCTGAAGTTTATCGCAGCTAAGAGAAACGCTCCTGCGATGAAGCCGCTACCGACTACAACCGGATTTAAAAAGATTTTCCGCGGCGCGTGGCCATTGTTTGCAGCAGCGATTATTTTAGCGTTACTGAACGCTTTAACACTGACACTTAGAGGAAATCCATGGGGGATCACATCTGCATTTGCACTATGGGGTTCTAAGTTCCTTGAACTGTTTGGTGTAGATGTGGCTTCATGGGGATACTGGCAGGGAAATGCTGAGCAATTACAAAATTCTATTCTTGCCGATTCAACGAGTGTGATGAACTTCGGTATCATTATTGGCGCATTTATTGCAGCGGCTGCGACAGGTGCGTTCAAGCCGAAAAAAATCAAGCCCGGGATCGCAGCAGGTTCAATTATCGGCGGACTGCTGATGGGCTATGGTGCGAGACTTGCTTTCGGCTGTAATATCGGCGCGTACTTCGGCGGTATTGCATCGTTCAGCCTTCACGGTTGGGTATGGGCTGTGATGGCGATGCTTGGTACAGGACTTGCATTGTTCATCAGACCGATCTTCGGCTTAAAAAATCCAAAGCCAAAAGATACTTTGTGTTAA